One Ostrinia nubilalis chromosome 4, ilOstNubi1.1, whole genome shotgun sequence DNA window includes the following coding sequences:
- the LOC135071424 gene encoding very long chain fatty acid elongase 7-like yields the protein MGAGYKIIVEDIITESAKDEISTWTFSETTTGLFMVLGIYLLVVVKLLPAYMERRQPYKLTNVLIVYNGFQVAYSVYLVFIYARYLFNFGIITTRCPKGEALQEVITEIYPYFIAKHLDLLDTVFFVLRKKDNQISFLHLYHHSAMVSWTWLHLLHHPTDHFVCVGLLNSFVHVLMYAYYGLAALGPEYAKFVWWKKHLTKVQLVQFILVVSHLYYQQKLTPCPIPAFFHYFCMTSIITFFFLFMNFYCRSYRSRRTKKNICEQKDDVTVKSE from the exons ATGGGTGCGGGGTATAAAATAATTGTGGAAGATATTATTACCGAAAGTGCTAAAG ACGAAATTTCAACATGGACCTTTTCGGAAACCACAACTGGACTGTTCATGGTACTAGGCATTTACTTGCTAGTTGTAGTAAAACTACTACCAGCCTACATGGAAAGAAGACAGCCGTACAAACTGACTAACGTGCTGATAGTCTACAATGGATTCCAAGTCGCCTACTCCGTGTACTTGGTCTTTATC TACGCAAGATATTTGTTCAACTTCGGAATAATAACTACGAGATGCCCTAAAGGAGAAGCTTTACAAGAG GTGATCACAGAGATTTACCCATACTTCATAGCGAAACACTTAGACCTCCTCGACACAGTATTCTTCGTTCTCCGCAAGAAAGACAATCAGATCTCCTTCCTCCATCTATACCATCACTCCGCCATGGTGTCTTGGACGTGGCTCCATCTGCTACACCATCCCACAGACCACTTCGTCTGTGTTGGGCTACTGAACAGCTTCGTGCATGTACTGATGTACGCGTACTATGGACTTGCTGCTCTGGGGCCGGAGTACGCTAAGTTCGTGTGGTGGAAGAAGCACCTTACTAAGGTCCAGCTG GTGCAGTTCATCCTGGTCGTCTCCCACCTGTACTACCAACAGAAGCTGACCCCGTGCCCGATCCCGGCTTTCTTCCACTACTTCTGCATGACCAGCATCATCACCTTTTTCTTCCTCTTCATGAACTTTTACTGCAGAAGCTACAGAAGTAGAAGAACCAAGAAGAACATCTGCGAACAAAAAGATGATGTGACTGTGAAATCTGAGTAA